In the genome of Streptomyces aquilus, the window ATCAGGGGTGCGTCCGCGACGAAACTGCTCAACATAACTGCCTTCTAAGGGTGCGCCGCGCGGATCACGCGTGGCCGCCGGTGGGGTGGATCTCGGCGCTCACGTGCGTGCTCACGTGTCGGCGCCTGCGGAGAGGGTCTCGGCCGCCGTCCGGGCGATCCGGCCGCGGATGGCGTACCACCCGGCGACCAGCGCCCCGATGATCAGCGGCAGACACAGCACGGTGGTGCGTCCGACGCCGCCGTCGGCGTACATCAGGACCAGGACGGAGGCGAGGAACGCCAGCGTCACGATCTCGGTCCAGGGGGAGCCCGGCAGTCGGTAGCCGGGGCGGGTCAGTTCGCCCTTCTCGGTCTTCTGCCAGAAGAGCAGGTGACAGACCATGATCATGCCCCAGGTGGACAGGATCCCGATCGCGGCGAAGTTCAGCACGATCTCGAACGCGTCGGCGGGGACGACGGCGTTGAGGCCGACGCCGAGGACGCAGATGCCGCTGGTGAGCAGGATGCCGCCGTAGGGGACCTGGCTGCGGCTCATGACGCCGGTGAACTTGGGCGCGGAGCCGGACTTGGCCATGGAGCGCAGGATGCGGCCGGTGGAGTACAGGCCGGAGTTGAGGGAGGACATGGCCGCGGTGAGGACGACGAGGTTCATCACGCCGCCGGCCGCCGGGACGCCGATGTTGGAGAGCACGGTCACGAACGGGCTCTGGCCGCCGGTGTACTTGTTCCAGGGCAGCAGCATCGACAGCAGGACGACCGAGCCGACGTAGAAGAGGCCCACGCGCCACATGATCGAGTTGATCGCCTTCGGCATGATCTTCTCGGGGTTCTCGGTCTCGCCGGCCGCGACGCCCACCAGCTCCACCGAGGCGTAGGCGAAGACGACGCCCTGGAGGATCAGCAGCATGGGCAGCAGGCCGTTGGGGAAGACGCCGCCGTGGTCGGTGATCAGGGCCGGGCCCGGGGTGGTGTCGCCGACCTCGTGCTGGGTGACCAGCAGGAAGATGCCGATCAGCATGAACGCCACGAGCGCGCCCACCTTGACGATGGCGAACCAGAACTCCAGCTCGCCGAACATCTTCACCGAGATGAGGTTCACGGTGAGGACGACCGCGAGCGCGATGAGCGCGATCACCCACTGGGGGATGTCGGAGAACATGCCCCAGTAGTGGGTGTAGACGGCCACGGCGGTGATGTCGGCGATGCCGGTGGTGGCCCAGTTCAGGAAGTACATCCAGCCTGCGACGTAGGCGCCCTTCTCGCCCAGGAACTCCCGGGCGTACGACACGAAGGCGCCGGAGGAGGGGCGGTACAGGACGAGTTCACCGAGGGCGCGGACCACCAGGAAGGCGAAGATGCCGCAGACCGCGTAGGCGATGAACAGGGAGGGGCCGGCGTCGGCGAGGCGGCCGCCC includes:
- a CDS encoding amino acid permease; amino-acid sequence: MSEQSLHDDVQKRSGHVDAGDEGYSKSLKHRHVNMIAIGGAIGTGLFLGAGGRLADAGPSLFIAYAVCGIFAFLVVRALGELVLYRPSSGAFVSYAREFLGEKGAYVAGWMYFLNWATTGIADITAVAVYTHYWGMFSDIPQWVIALIALAVVLTVNLISVKMFGELEFWFAIVKVGALVAFMLIGIFLLVTQHEVGDTTPGPALITDHGGVFPNGLLPMLLILQGVVFAYASVELVGVAAGETENPEKIMPKAINSIMWRVGLFYVGSVVLLSMLLPWNKYTGGQSPFVTVLSNIGVPAAGGVMNLVVLTAAMSSLNSGLYSTGRILRSMAKSGSAPKFTGVMSRSQVPYGGILLTSGICVLGVGLNAVVPADAFEIVLNFAAIGILSTWGMIMVCHLLFWQKTEKGELTRPGYRLPGSPWTEIVTLAFLASVLVLMYADGGVGRTTVLCLPLIIGALVAGWYAIRGRIARTAAETLSAGADT